In the Leptospira fainei serovar Hurstbridge str. BUT 6 genome, TAGCAGATCGTTTAAATATACCGAAATCCGCAAATTTTTCCTATGTTGTGAGCGGAGCATCTTTCGGACCATTCAAGAGAAACTTTTTCCAATCCTTTTGTCATGAATCTATTTCCTGCACGAGATCCTTTCATTGCACCAAAGACGCCTTCAATCGAAGAAAACCGTTTGGCATAAATTTTTCTCGATTTCGGGTTTTGTAACTTTTTGCGCATTTCCATCGTGTAGAAATTATTC is a window encoding:
- a CDS encoding transposase — translated: NNFYTMEMRKKLQNPKSRKIYAKRFSSIEGVFGAMKGSRAGNRFMTKGLEKVSLEWSERCSAHNIGKICGFRYI